In Curtobacterium sp. L6-1, a genomic segment contains:
- a CDS encoding MarR family winged helix-turn-helix transcriptional regulator gives MDDRATAGGTDDLPEIDWDAQGIETELGWAVPLVLQGYVRLGSEAVAEVPGGPRGYQVLVATTTEEASSQLLLANRLGIDKTQMTYVIDALEAAGHVERRPDPADRRVRQVHPTDAGRALLARTRTALRDAEGVLMRHLSADEQRSMRLLLARVALGAGTAGTGPAPHDPAFEHPLAVPERSRRRAPSPTTSTRSTTPE, from the coding sequence ATGGACGATCGAGCGACTGCGGGAGGGACGGACGACCTCCCCGAGATCGACTGGGACGCGCAGGGCATCGAGACCGAACTCGGCTGGGCGGTCCCGCTCGTGCTCCAGGGCTACGTCCGCCTGGGGTCCGAGGCGGTGGCCGAGGTCCCCGGCGGGCCACGCGGGTACCAGGTGCTCGTCGCCACCACCACCGAGGAGGCGTCCTCGCAACTCCTGCTCGCCAACCGACTCGGCATCGACAAGACCCAGATGACCTACGTCATCGACGCACTCGAGGCAGCGGGCCACGTCGAACGTCGTCCGGACCCTGCGGACCGTCGCGTGCGCCAGGTGCACCCGACCGACGCCGGTCGCGCCCTGCTCGCCAGGACGCGGACGGCCCTCCGCGACGCCGAGGGCGTGCTGATGCGGCACCTCAGCGCCGACGAGCAGCGGTCGATGCGTCTGCTCCTCGCCCGTGTCGCGCTCGGTGCCGGGACCGCCGGCACCGGACCGGCTCCCCACGATCCGGCGTTCGAGCACCCGCTCGCCGTCCCGGAGCGCTCCCGACGGCGCGCCCCGTCCCCGACCACGTCGACCCGGTCGACGACCCCAGAGTGA
- a CDS encoding epoxide hydrolase family protein: MSDQTAITPFTLDVPQGDLDELRRRLLATRWPERETVEDTSQGPRLDKVRALVEHWASDYDWRRAETLLNGWGQHTTTIDGLDVHFLHVRSAEAGARPLLLTHGWPGSVLEFRHAIGPLTDPVAHGGTAEDAFHVVIPSLPGFGFSGKPTAPGWDLARTARAWAVLMQRLGYPEWFAQGGDLGATVTAELAALQARIDIGLAGIHLNMALFTPTDDEVRHASPEEQVMLQESGRYWQELSAYSQQMATRPQTIGYALTDSPVGLAAWIYAMFQDVGGSHDEHGDVERVFPLDEVIDDVMLYWLPNAAASAARMYWEANRTGWASPGTVEEPLTLPVGLSIMPGEYVRRSRRWAARRYTDLVHFSEVARGGHFALLEQPELLVADIRETFRARP, encoded by the coding sequence ATGAGCGACCAGACGGCGATCACGCCCTTCACCCTCGACGTCCCGCAGGGCGACCTCGACGAGCTCCGACGCCGCCTGCTCGCCACGCGCTGGCCCGAGCGCGAGACGGTCGAGGACACCTCGCAGGGGCCGCGACTGGACAAGGTGCGCGCCCTCGTCGAGCACTGGGCGTCCGACTACGACTGGCGCCGGGCCGAGACCCTGCTGAACGGCTGGGGCCAGCACACGACGACGATCGACGGGCTGGACGTCCACTTCCTGCACGTGCGGTCGGCCGAAGCAGGGGCGCGTCCGCTCCTGCTCACCCACGGCTGGCCGGGCTCCGTGCTCGAGTTCCGCCACGCGATCGGACCGCTGACCGACCCGGTCGCGCACGGTGGCACGGCCGAGGACGCCTTCCACGTGGTCATCCCGAGCCTGCCCGGCTTCGGGTTCTCCGGGAAGCCCACCGCACCCGGCTGGGACCTCGCCCGCACCGCCCGTGCCTGGGCGGTCCTGATGCAGCGCCTCGGGTACCCGGAGTGGTTCGCCCAGGGAGGTGACCTCGGCGCCACGGTCACCGCGGAACTCGCGGCCCTGCAGGCCCGGATCGACATCGGCCTCGCCGGCATCCACCTGAACATGGCGCTCTTCACGCCGACCGACGACGAGGTCCGGCACGCCTCACCCGAGGAGCAGGTCATGCTGCAGGAGAGCGGGCGGTACTGGCAGGAGCTGTCGGCCTACTCGCAGCAGATGGCGACCCGACCCCAGACGATCGGGTACGCGTTGACCGACTCCCCCGTCGGACTGGCCGCGTGGATCTACGCGATGTTCCAGGACGTCGGCGGCTCCCACGACGAACACGGCGACGTCGAGCGGGTGTTCCCGCTCGACGAGGTCATCGACGACGTCATGCTCTACTGGCTGCCGAACGCGGCGGCGTCCGCAGCGCGGATGTACTGGGAGGCGAACCGGACCGGGTGGGCGTCACCCGGCACCGTCGAGGAGCCGCTCACCCTGCCGGTCGGCCTGAGCATCATGCCGGGCGAGTACGTCCGACGCTCCCGTCGCTGGGCCGCTCGTCGGTACACGGACCTCGTCCACTTCTCCGAGGTCGCCCGCGGTGGGCACTTCGCCCTCCTCGAACAGCCCGAGCTGCTCGTCGCCGACATCCGGGAGACGTTCCGCGCACGCCCCTGA
- a CDS encoding ABC transporter substrate-binding protein yields the protein MKTPRRGSVRAALLTAVTATALILTGCSSTGGSDDAGSDASASSGPWSYEDATGATVQVDHTPKRVVVLNDVAISFIEYGLRPVGTFGQLTMAKDKRFAGLDTDGITQLGTGYGDIDLEQLAALQPDLVVTSVYPTDEKGTLDPKSPLYGFKDKQQQEQVEAIAPVAAVKWGGEGEDVIEHIADLAESLGAEESTVEAAEQDFDTAKDALEKAAKDNDVSIVSMYADGDGAYVTRPSDEPTLQMYTEFGVDFVVPKPKGWYWGIYSWENAGQISGDVILLSQQGYQVADLEKQPTFADNPALEAGQVHSWTFPALDYASQAEYMTQLAGWIDDSKPVA from the coding sequence GTGAAGACTCCCCGCCGCGGCTCCGTACGTGCCGCCCTCCTGACCGCCGTCACCGCGACGGCCCTCATCCTGACCGGCTGCTCGAGCACCGGTGGCTCCGACGACGCCGGCAGCGACGCGAGCGCGTCCTCCGGCCCCTGGTCGTACGAGGACGCCACCGGCGCGACCGTGCAGGTCGACCACACGCCGAAGCGGGTCGTGGTCCTCAACGACGTCGCGATCTCGTTCATCGAGTACGGCCTGCGCCCGGTCGGCACGTTCGGTCAGCTGACCATGGCGAAGGACAAGCGCTTCGCGGGACTCGACACCGACGGCATCACGCAGCTCGGCACCGGCTACGGCGACATCGACCTCGAGCAGCTCGCGGCGCTCCAGCCCGACCTGGTCGTGACCTCCGTGTACCCGACCGACGAGAAGGGCACGCTCGACCCGAAGTCGCCCCTCTACGGCTTCAAGGACAAGCAGCAGCAGGAGCAGGTCGAGGCCATCGCCCCGGTCGCCGCCGTGAAGTGGGGCGGCGAGGGCGAGGACGTCATCGAGCACATCGCCGACCTGGCCGAGTCGCTGGGCGCGGAGGAGTCCACCGTCGAGGCCGCCGAGCAGGACTTCGACACCGCGAAGGACGCGCTCGAGAAGGCCGCGAAGGACAACGACGTCTCGATCGTGTCGATGTACGCGGACGGCGACGGCGCCTACGTCACGCGCCCGTCCGACGAGCCCACCCTGCAGATGTACACCGAGTTCGGCGTGGACTTCGTCGTCCCGAAGCCGAAGGGCTGGTACTGGGGCATCTACAGCTGGGAGAACGCGGGCCAGATCTCGGGCGACGTCATCCTGCTGTCCCAGCAGGGCTACCAGGTCGCCGACCTCGAGAAGCAGCCGACCTTCGCCGACAACCCGGCGCTCGAGGCGGGCCAGGTGCACAGCTGGACCTTCCCGGCCCTCGACTACGCCTCGCAGGCGGAGTACATGACGCAGCTCGCGGGCTGGATCGACGACAGCAAGCCGGTCGCCTGA
- a CDS encoding SDR family NAD(P)-dependent oxidoreductase yields MTQIDLTDRTALVSGSTQGIGLAIAVDLARAGATVVVNGRHLDGVERAIAAVQDAVPRARVTGVAADLATAEGAAAVVEQHPHVDVLVNNLGIFGSADPLTITDDEWRHYFEVNVLSAVRLIRAHLPGMTERGWGRVVSIASDSAVVTPAEMIHYGMSKTALLAVTRGFAKAVKGSGVTVNTVIAGPTHTAGVEDFVAEMVGSDLPWDQAQREFMRQHRPQSLVERLLEPEEVAHMVTYLASPLASATTGGALRADGGYVDAILP; encoded by the coding sequence ATGACGCAGATCGACCTGACCGACCGGACCGCGCTCGTCTCCGGGTCCACCCAGGGGATCGGGCTCGCGATCGCCGTCGACCTCGCACGTGCCGGAGCGACCGTCGTCGTCAACGGCCGTCACCTGGACGGCGTCGAGCGGGCGATCGCCGCCGTGCAGGACGCGGTGCCCCGCGCCCGGGTGACGGGCGTCGCGGCGGACCTCGCCACCGCGGAGGGCGCCGCGGCGGTGGTCGAGCAGCACCCCCACGTCGACGTCCTGGTGAACAACCTCGGGATCTTCGGCAGCGCCGATCCGCTGACGATCACCGACGACGAGTGGCGGCACTACTTCGAGGTGAACGTCCTCTCCGCCGTCCGGCTTATCCGCGCCCACCTGCCCGGCATGACCGAGCGGGGCTGGGGACGGGTGGTGTCGATCGCCAGCGACTCCGCCGTGGTCACCCCCGCCGAGATGATCCACTACGGCATGTCGAAGACGGCGCTCCTGGCCGTGACCCGCGGGTTCGCGAAGGCAGTGAAGGGCAGCGGCGTCACCGTCAACACCGTCATCGCGGGACCGACGCACACCGCCGGCGTCGAGGACTTCGTCGCCGAGATGGTGGGCAGCGACCTGCCGTGGGACCAGGCCCAGCGCGAGTTCATGCGGCAGCACCGACCCCAGTCGCTCGTCGAGCGGCTCCTCGAACCGGAGGAGGTGGCGCACATGGTCACCTACCTCGCGTCGCCGCTGGCGTCCGCGACGACCGGCGGCGCCCTGCGGGCGGACGGCGGTTACGTCGACGCGATCCTGCCGTGA
- a CDS encoding alpha/beta hydrolase, whose protein sequence is MTDTGWHEDVLGPSYERLELPLGDDAEGPVVATLVRRRRHAADHLRPHPGPLHDVDVLYVHGWSDYFFQTELAERVERLGARFHALDLRKYGRSLRPHQTPGHVTDLDTYDEDIAAALDAIRAGHAGQQRRLVPMGHSTGGLTLALWTARHPDLVAGLVLNSPWLEFQADAIGRAVVAPVVKLGAKRNPLAPMPAVDPGFYTRTVSSSAEGSWTYDQHWRPERGFPLHPGWLAAVFTGQEHVARGLGIAVPVLVLLSDRSMLQPRWNEGMSRADVALNVDAVARRALSLGDEVTVRRLHGALHDVVLSAGPVRERAYDTVGRWAATLPR, encoded by the coding sequence ATGACGGACACGGGGTGGCACGAGGACGTCCTCGGACCGTCCTACGAACGACTCGAGCTCCCGCTCGGTGACGACGCCGAGGGACCGGTCGTCGCCACCCTCGTCCGCCGACGGCGACACGCTGCCGACCACCTGCGGCCGCACCCGGGGCCCCTCCACGACGTCGACGTGCTGTACGTGCACGGCTGGTCCGACTACTTCTTCCAGACCGAGCTCGCCGAGCGGGTCGAACGGCTCGGCGCCCGGTTCCACGCACTCGACCTGCGGAAGTACGGTCGGAGCCTGCGCCCGCACCAGACGCCCGGCCACGTGACCGATCTCGACACGTACGACGAGGACATCGCCGCCGCCCTCGACGCGATCCGTGCCGGGCACGCGGGGCAGCAGCGTCGCCTCGTACCGATGGGGCACTCGACCGGCGGACTCACCCTCGCCCTGTGGACCGCGCGCCACCCGGACCTGGTCGCCGGCCTCGTGCTGAACAGCCCGTGGCTGGAGTTCCAGGCCGACGCGATCGGACGTGCCGTCGTCGCGCCGGTCGTCAAGCTCGGCGCGAAGCGCAACCCACTCGCCCCGATGCCCGCGGTCGACCCCGGCTTCTACACCCGCACCGTGTCGAGCTCGGCGGAGGGCTCGTGGACGTACGACCAGCACTGGCGGCCCGAACGCGGCTTCCCGCTGCATCCGGGGTGGCTCGCCGCGGTGTTCACCGGCCAGGAGCACGTCGCCCGCGGCCTGGGCATCGCTGTGCCGGTGCTCGTCCTGCTCAGCGACCGGAGCATGCTGCAGCCGCGGTGGAACGAGGGGATGTCACGGGCGGACGTGGCCCTCAACGTGGACGCCGTCGCGCGGCGGGCCCTGTCCCTCGGCGACGAGGTGACGGTGCGGCGCCTGCACGGTGCGCTGCACGACGTCGTCCTGTCGGCCGGACCGGTGCGGGAGCGGGCGTACGACACCGTCGGCCGGTGGGCGGCGACGCTGCCCCGCTGA
- a CDS encoding NmrA family NAD(P)-binding protein yields MTSTVLVAGATGDLGGRIVRELLRHDVRVRVLTRPGSATAADRFRDDPRVDVVAAGYDDRAALTEAVAGSDVVVSAVSGTRPVIVDAQRALLAATVAAGVPRFLPSDYSADYRRIAPGTNRNFELRREFAAEVDAAPVQATSVLTGMFTDLLTGQAPMVLFGRRRVLFWSDADQVLDFTTKDDVARVTALVALDDDAPRVVEMAGDQVSARGVARTVSELTGTPFRLQWAGTTGTLSAMSAVGRRLSRNPDETFPAWQGMQYFVSMFSGQAQLRHVDNGRYGAHTWTTVRDVLQAHLATTDGSTAS; encoded by the coding sequence ATGACCAGTACCGTGCTCGTCGCCGGCGCGACCGGCGACCTCGGTGGACGCATCGTCCGCGAACTCCTCCGACACGACGTCCGCGTCCGGGTGCTCACCCGACCCGGCAGCGCCACCGCCGCCGACCGCTTCCGCGACGACCCGCGCGTCGACGTCGTCGCGGCCGGGTACGACGACCGCGCCGCGCTGACGGAGGCCGTGGCCGGTTCCGACGTGGTGGTGTCCGCGGTGAGCGGCACCCGCCCGGTGATCGTCGACGCGCAGCGTGCCCTGCTCGCGGCGACGGTCGCGGCCGGCGTGCCCCGGTTCCTCCCGTCGGACTACTCCGCGGACTACCGGCGGATCGCCCCCGGCACGAACCGCAACTTCGAGCTCCGCCGCGAGTTCGCCGCCGAGGTCGACGCGGCGCCCGTCCAGGCGACGTCGGTCCTCACCGGCATGTTCACCGACCTGCTCACCGGCCAGGCGCCGATGGTGCTGTTCGGCCGACGCCGGGTCCTGTTCTGGTCCGACGCCGACCAGGTGCTCGACTTCACCACGAAGGACGACGTGGCCCGCGTGACCGCCCTGGTCGCCCTGGACGACGACGCTCCCCGCGTCGTCGAGATGGCCGGCGACCAGGTCTCGGCCCGCGGCGTCGCCCGCACGGTGAGCGAGCTGACCGGCACGCCCTTCCGGCTGCAGTGGGCCGGCACGACGGGGACCCTCTCCGCGATGAGCGCGGTCGGCCGACGGCTGTCCCGGAACCCGGACGAGACGTTCCCGGCATGGCAGGGGATGCAGTACTTCGTGAGCATGTTCAGCGGACAGGCGCAGCTGCGGCACGTCGACAACGGTCGGTACGGGGCGCACACCTGGACCACCGTGCGCGACGTGCTGCAGGCGCACCTCGCCACCACGGACGGGTCGACCGCGTCCTGA
- the bla gene encoding class A beta-lactamase: MTRRTALAAVAVAVALGLGLAGCQATARAPVGTASAPTTRTSAPSVTPTAAPTTDAATTRALDALESDHDARLGVVAIDTGTGATVTHRAGERFAFASAAKVFIAATVLADASGPDLDVVVPITQGDVLAYAPVTSQHVGTGMTVRALLDAMVRSSDNTAANLLVARVGGPAAVERWLRGIGDDVTRVDRVEPDLNEATPGDERDTTTPAQFAVDLRALLVGDALDPADRALLVDTMRGTTTGAGTIRAGVPGGWTVADKTGTASYGVRNDVGLVTPPSDAPIVLVVMTGHAGADAEPDDGLVAAATRAVVHALDR; the protein is encoded by the coding sequence GTGACACGGCGGACCGCGCTGGCCGCGGTCGCCGTGGCCGTCGCGCTCGGTCTCGGGCTCGCGGGCTGTCAGGCGACGGCGCGGGCGCCCGTCGGCACCGCCAGCGCGCCGACGACCCGGACGAGCGCGCCGTCGGTGACCCCGACCGCAGCGCCCACGACGGACGCCGCGACCACCCGTGCGCTGGACGCGCTCGAGTCCGACCACGACGCGCGGCTCGGGGTCGTGGCGATCGACACCGGCACCGGGGCCACCGTCACGCACCGCGCCGGTGAGCGCTTCGCGTTCGCCTCGGCCGCCAAGGTGTTCATCGCCGCGACGGTGCTCGCGGACGCCTCCGGGCCGGACCTCGACGTCGTCGTGCCGATCACGCAGGGTGACGTGCTGGCGTACGCCCCGGTCACGTCGCAGCACGTCGGCACCGGGATGACCGTCCGGGCGCTCCTCGACGCCATGGTCCGGTCGAGTGACAACACGGCGGCGAACCTGCTCGTCGCCCGCGTCGGGGGACCGGCGGCCGTCGAGCGGTGGCTGCGCGGCATCGGGGACGACGTGACGCGCGTCGACCGGGTCGAACCCGACCTGAACGAGGCGACGCCGGGGGACGAGCGGGACACCACGACCCCGGCCCAGTTCGCGGTCGACCTGCGCGCACTGCTCGTCGGGGACGCACTCGACCCGGCCGACCGGGCGCTCCTCGTGGACACCATGCGCGGTACCACCACGGGTGCCGGGACCATCCGCGCCGGGGTGCCCGGCGGGTGGACGGTCGCGGACAAGACCGGGACCGCGTCGTACGGCGTGCGGAACGACGTCGGTCTCGTCACCCCGCCGAGCGATGCGCCGATCGTCCTCGTCGTGATGACCGGCCACGCCGGGGCGGACGCCGAGCCGGACGACGGCCTCGTCGCCGCCGCCACCCGCGCCGTCGTCCACGCGCTCGACCGCTGA
- a CDS encoding helix-turn-helix domain-containing protein, producing the protein MTLSPDRRAALKARHREAILQAARDLIEERGGEFSVDELAARADVARRTVFNHFASLDEIRLSVCEEALSVIIDRFLAEIANTPVGDGSRAAMFDELESAARGTDLAGAIVRLHRILGEPEEDDPKAAALTQTAFARVTGRLRSEVARRHRAADPLDTALLVDSLMSGIVVIAEHWLQTTGPRLDDAARADWDTLLGRLVHSVRSGYLPEH; encoded by the coding sequence GTGACCCTCTCACCCGACCGCCGCGCTGCCCTCAAGGCGCGACACCGGGAGGCGATCCTGCAGGCCGCGCGTGACCTCATCGAGGAGCGCGGCGGGGAGTTCAGCGTCGACGAACTCGCCGCACGTGCCGACGTCGCCCGTCGCACGGTGTTCAACCACTTCGCCTCGCTCGACGAGATCCGGCTCTCGGTCTGCGAGGAAGCACTGTCGGTGATCATCGACCGGTTCCTCGCCGAGATCGCCAACACCCCGGTCGGCGACGGCTCCCGCGCGGCCATGTTCGACGAGCTCGAGAGCGCCGCCCGCGGCACCGACCTCGCCGGGGCGATCGTCCGACTGCACCGGATCCTCGGCGAACCCGAGGAGGACGACCCGAAGGCGGCCGCCCTCACGCAGACCGCGTTCGCACGCGTCACCGGCCGACTCCGGAGCGAGGTCGCCCGTCGGCACCGCGCAGCTGACCCCCTGGACACCGCGCTCCTGGTGGACTCGTTGATGAGCGGCATCGTCGTGATCGCCGAGCACTGGCTGCAGACGACCGGCCCACGCCTCGACGACGCTGCCCGCGCGGACTGGGACACCCTGCTCGGACGACTCGTGCACAGCGTCCGCAGCGGCTACCTGCCCGAACACTGA
- a CDS encoding ABC transporter ATP-binding protein, translated as MTTTTPSVPTATTTVRPHAAPVLEARGLSVGYDRHPVLRDLDLEITRGTVTTFLGANGCGKSTLLKALGRVLKPQSGEVFLDGAPIRKEANRAVARKLAILPQSPLAPSGTSVLDLVMRGRNPHQSWARPWTAEDAAVAEDAIAATGLTDVAHRDVASLSGGQRQRAWIALVLAQRADTLLLDEPTTYLDLAHQLDVLRLVRRINREQGATVVMVLHDLTLAARYSDRLVVLHDGGVVADGAPVDVLTPAVLQEAFGLHARVVPDPVTGAPMVVPEADEHDV; from the coding sequence ATGACCACGACGACCCCCTCGGTCCCGACCGCGACGACGACGGTCCGACCGCACGCGGCGCCCGTGCTGGAGGCTCGTGGCCTGTCCGTCGGGTACGACCGGCACCCGGTGCTCCGCGACCTGGACCTCGAGATCACCCGCGGCACCGTGACGACGTTCCTCGGCGCGAACGGCTGCGGCAAGTCGACGCTCCTCAAGGCGCTCGGCCGTGTCCTCAAACCCCAGTCCGGCGAGGTGTTCCTGGACGGAGCGCCGATCCGGAAGGAGGCGAACCGGGCCGTCGCGCGGAAGCTCGCGATCCTCCCGCAGTCCCCGCTCGCCCCGTCCGGCACCAGCGTGCTCGACCTGGTGATGCGCGGGCGGAACCCGCACCAGTCGTGGGCACGCCCGTGGACGGCCGAGGACGCGGCCGTGGCCGAGGACGCCATCGCCGCCACCGGTCTGACCGACGTCGCGCACCGGGACGTCGCCAGCCTGTCCGGCGGGCAGCGCCAGCGTGCCTGGATCGCGCTCGTCCTGGCCCAGCGCGCGGACACCCTGCTCCTCGACGAACCGACGACCTACCTCGACCTCGCCCACCAGCTCGACGTGCTGCGGCTCGTCCGGCGGATCAACCGCGAGCAGGGCGCGACCGTCGTCATGGTGCTGCACGACCTGACCCTGGCCGCGCGGTACTCGGACCGCCTCGTGGTGCTGCACGACGGCGGGGTCGTGGCCGACGGGGCACCCGTCGACGTCCTCACGCCGGCCGTCCTGCAGGAGGCGTTCGGGCTGCACGCCCGCGTGGTCCCGGACCCGGTGACGGGCGCGCCCATGGTGGTGCCGGAGGCCGACGAGCACGACGTCTGA